A region of uncultured Carboxylicivirga sp. DNA encodes the following proteins:
- a CDS encoding aconitase/3-isopropylmalate dehydratase large subunit family protein yields the protein MTIIEKILANHANKNSVLPGGIVDIEIDVRLARDFGGANVVKNLKDNGLRLADPQKTFFTFDCNPTGSDQKYAANQQLCRQYAREERVGVYDINSGIGTHLAIDKGMATPGSTLVSTDSHANILGAIGAFGQGMGDRDIAAAWARGSVWFKVPESAKIELTGKRPTNISAKDIALNLLKRFGANSLLGLSVEIVGKVADQLTLDERLTISSMATEMGAIAIFFIPSEKVLEYIKDRSGESVSTVFADEDAQYSLVEKIDVSEFYQAIALPGKPHDVVSVKEVLGTKIDSVFIGSCTNGRMEDMRVVAKILNGKKIAPGIVLKIVPSTDDIWNTCMEEGLIKIFKEAGALVGNAGCAGCASGQVGQNGPGEKTVSTGNRNFAGKQGKGEVYLASPAIAAASAVAGHITTPSSLPAEPSVFKPSSELKYQITVREEKTELKPMILEGKVWLIDEDNIDTDMIFHNRYLAITDIDQMGQYTFDNLKGWEDYAQKSEAGDIVITGQNFGAGSSRQQAVDCFKSLGNLCVLAKSFGAIYERNAINAGFPVLSYNDLSELELENRDTIRIDLEKGQITNLKNNKMMMIRPFSEVQMMIYQKGDLLAIQ from the coding sequence ATGACTATCATAGAAAAAATATTAGCGAATCATGCCAATAAAAACTCGGTACTGCCGGGTGGTATTGTTGACATTGAAATTGATGTTCGTCTGGCCCGTGATTTTGGAGGTGCTAATGTGGTGAAAAATCTTAAGGATAATGGTTTGCGATTGGCAGATCCTCAAAAGACGTTTTTTACTTTCGACTGTAATCCCACCGGGTCGGATCAGAAATATGCTGCCAATCAGCAATTATGTCGACAATATGCACGAGAGGAGAGAGTTGGCGTATATGATATCAACAGTGGTATCGGAACGCATCTGGCTATAGATAAGGGTATGGCTACTCCCGGATCAACACTTGTCTCCACTGATTCACATGCCAATATACTGGGCGCCATTGGCGCCTTTGGTCAGGGAATGGGTGACAGGGATATTGCTGCAGCCTGGGCAAGAGGATCAGTATGGTTTAAAGTGCCCGAATCAGCTAAAATTGAATTAACAGGTAAGCGACCAACTAATATTTCAGCCAAGGATATTGCCTTGAATCTTCTTAAGAGATTCGGAGCCAACTCATTGTTGGGTTTGTCAGTCGAGATAGTTGGCAAAGTAGCTGATCAATTAACATTGGATGAAAGGCTAACTATTTCTTCGATGGCAACTGAGATGGGAGCAATAGCTATATTTTTTATTCCATCAGAGAAAGTTTTAGAATATATTAAAGATCGAAGTGGTGAGTCTGTATCTACAGTTTTTGCTGATGAGGATGCTCAATATTCATTAGTAGAAAAGATAGACGTATCCGAGTTTTATCAGGCAATTGCATTGCCGGGTAAGCCTCATGATGTGGTATCTGTAAAAGAGGTTCTAGGAACTAAAATAGATTCTGTTTTTATCGGTAGCTGCACCAATGGCAGAATGGAGGATATGCGAGTAGTTGCCAAAATTTTGAATGGTAAGAAAATAGCTCCCGGTATTGTATTGAAGATTGTGCCATCAACAGATGATATTTGGAATACCTGCATGGAAGAAGGCCTGATAAAGATTTTTAAAGAAGCTGGAGCTTTGGTTGGGAATGCAGGTTGTGCAGGTTGTGCAAGTGGTCAGGTTGGGCAAAACGGACCAGGAGAGAAGACTGTAAGTACAGGCAATCGCAATTTTGCCGGAAAGCAAGGTAAAGGTGAGGTGTACCTTGCATCACCTGCTATAGCTGCAGCTTCTGCAGTTGCAGGTCATATTACTACTCCTTCATCACTACCTGCCGAACCGAGCGTGTTTAAACCATCGTCCGAATTAAAATACCAAATCACTGTAAGAGAAGAAAAAACAGAATTAAAGCCAATGATCCTGGAAGGTAAAGTGTGGTTGATTGATGAAGATAACATCGATACGGATATGATTTTTCATAATCGATACCTGGCCATTACAGATATTGATCAAATGGGTCAATACACTTTTGACAACCTGAAAGGATGGGAAGATTATGCCCAGAAATCAGAAGCCGGTGATATCGTTATTACAGGTCAGAATTTCGGAGCAGGGAGTTCGCGTCAACAGGCAGTAGATTGCTTTAAGTCGCTGGGAAATTTATGTGTTCTGGCCAAATCATTCGGAGCTATTTATGAACGTAATGCCATCAATGCAGGATTCCCGGTATTAAGTTATAATGACTTATCAGAACTGGAACTGGAAAACAGAGATACCATCAGAATTGATTTGGAGAAGGGACAAATCACCAATTTGAAGAATAATAAAATGATGATGATTCGACCTTTCTCAGAAGTTCAAATGATGATTTATCAGAAAGGAGATCTGTTAGCTATACAGTAA
- a CDS encoding saccharopine dehydrogenase family protein — protein sequence MQHILIIGAGRSAIALINYLETYASDNNWQVTVVDKDISNIQGQVSSETNILRLDLFDAERLVKEVRNSSVVVSLLPARLHSVVAKVCVEEGKSLFTASYESEEIKSMEDKVKEKGLLFLNEAGLDPGIDHMSAMQILDRIKADGYELKAFESFTGGLVAPESDDNPWHYKFSWNPRNVVVAGQGGTAKFIQEGKYKYIPYNRLFRRTEIIEIDGYGKFEGYANRDSLKYIEKYNLHDIPTIYRGTLRRPGFCRAWNVFVQLGITDDSFEMDLADGMTYREFINSFLYYHPSDSVETKLYHYMHIDQDSDIIERLDWLEILKNKPIGLKKATPAQVLEKLLTEKWVLHPNEKDMVVMWHKFLYRKDGDEKDICLTSSLVVEGQNNVRTAMAKTVGLPLAIIVRLYLEGKIKLTGVQIPTIKEIYEPVLQELKEYGINFQEKIIEC from the coding sequence ATGCAACACATACTTATAATTGGAGCAGGACGATCTGCCATTGCGCTGATAAATTACCTGGAAACTTATGCATCTGATAATAACTGGCAAGTAACTGTTGTAGATAAGGATATTTCCAATATTCAGGGACAGGTGAGTAGTGAGACAAATATTCTCAGGCTTGATCTGTTTGATGCTGAACGTTTGGTTAAAGAGGTAAGAAACAGCAGTGTGGTCGTTTCATTATTGCCTGCCCGATTACATTCGGTTGTGGCTAAAGTGTGTGTTGAGGAAGGAAAATCTCTTTTTACAGCTTCCTATGAATCGGAAGAAATAAAGAGTATGGAAGATAAGGTGAAGGAAAAAGGATTGCTGTTTTTGAATGAAGCTGGACTGGATCCGGGAATTGATCACATGTCAGCCATGCAGATACTGGACAGGATCAAGGCTGATGGATATGAGTTGAAAGCCTTTGAATCTTTCACTGGTGGATTGGTAGCCCCGGAATCGGATGATAATCCGTGGCATTATAAATTCTCTTGGAATCCACGTAATGTTGTGGTGGCAGGGCAAGGTGGAACGGCTAAGTTTATTCAGGAAGGAAAATATAAGTATATTCCCTACAACCGATTGTTTCGTCGTACCGAAATAATTGAAATAGATGGATATGGTAAGTTTGAAGGGTATGCCAATCGAGATTCGCTTAAATACATAGAAAAGTATAATCTGCATGATATTCCTACTATTTATCGGGGCACTCTGCGTCGGCCAGGATTTTGCAGGGCCTGGAATGTGTTTGTTCAACTGGGCATTACCGATGACTCATTCGAAATGGATTTGGCAGATGGAATGACCTACCGCGAATTTATCAATTCATTTCTTTATTATCATCCGTCCGATTCTGTTGAAACCAAATTATATCATTACATGCACATTGATCAGGATTCGGATATAATTGAAAGGTTAGATTGGCTGGAAATACTGAAAAACAAACCAATTGGACTAAAAAAAGCAACACCTGCCCAGGTATTGGAAAAGCTTTTGACAGAGAAATGGGTTCTTCATCCCAACGAAAAAGATATGGTGGTGATGTGGCATAAATTTTTGTACCGTAAGGATGGAGATGAAAAAGATATCTGCCTGACATCATCTCTTGTGGTTGAAGGGCAAAATAACGTGCGCACTGCCATGGCAAAAACCGTGGGACTACCCCTGGCAATTATCGTCAGGCTTTATCTTGAAGGTAAAATCAAACTTACCGGAGTACAAATACCAACGATTAAGGAGATATACGAGCCTGTTTTACAAGAATTGAAAGAATATGGAATTAATTTCCAGGAAAAGATTATCGAATGTTAA
- a CDS encoding isocitrate/isopropylmalate family dehydrogenase, whose product MNKRTIVTMPGDGIGRIVLDQAIRVLSAAGFDANYVEGDIGWEFWCNEGNPLPERTIKLLEEHKIGLFGAITSKPKDEASAELNADLQGRGLVYKSPIVALRQHFKMDICLRPCKTYKGNPLNFIRRGANGEVEEPMVDVPIFRQNTEGLYGGVEWSAPNGIVYEALMTHPQFVKNFGSTPKEELSVSTRIFTKHATDRILRAAFEHARKYGYKSVTVCEKPNVIRETSGMMYKMAQQLQKNDYPEIELWNTNIDAQMMWLTKNPETYGVMVAGNMFGDILSDGFAGLIGGLGFACSAQMGESGVAVFEPTHGSAPKYAGYQRSIVNPVAMIESACMMLDYIDEGAMAEKIRKAIAAVIEEGKVRTYDMLKMPGKPDVIDKGAATTEQMADAIIAKL is encoded by the coding sequence ATGAATAAACGAACCATAGTTACAATGCCAGGCGACGGAATCGGACGCATTGTTTTGGATCAGGCAATAAGAGTTTTAAGTGCAGCAGGCTTTGATGCCAATTATGTCGAGGGTGATATTGGTTGGGAATTTTGGTGTAATGAGGGCAATCCGCTGCCGGAGAGAACTATTAAGTTACTCGAAGAACATAAAATAGGGTTGTTTGGTGCCATTACATCTAAGCCAAAAGACGAAGCCAGTGCTGAATTAAATGCTGATTTACAGGGTAGAGGGTTGGTTTATAAAAGCCCCATAGTGGCACTTCGTCAGCATTTTAAAATGGATATTTGCTTACGACCTTGTAAAACATATAAAGGTAATCCGTTGAATTTTATCCGAAGAGGTGCTAACGGTGAGGTGGAAGAACCAATGGTTGATGTGCCTATTTTTCGCCAAAATACCGAAGGATTGTATGGAGGAGTAGAATGGAGTGCTCCCAATGGAATTGTTTATGAGGCTTTGATGACACACCCTCAGTTTGTAAAGAATTTTGGAAGTACGCCTAAAGAAGAATTATCGGTTTCAACCCGCATTTTTACCAAACATGCCACTGATCGAATTCTTCGGGCTGCTTTTGAACATGCCCGGAAGTATGGTTATAAATCGGTTACGGTTTGCGAAAAGCCCAACGTGATTCGCGAAACATCGGGTATGATGTATAAAATGGCACAACAACTTCAAAAGAATGATTACCCGGAAATAGAACTGTGGAATACCAATATTGATGCTCAAATGATGTGGTTGACAAAGAATCCTGAAACTTATGGTGTGATGGTGGCCGGCAACATGTTTGGCGATATTCTTTCCGATGGTTTTGCCGGATTGATTGGTGGTTTAGGCTTTGCCTGCAGTGCGCAGATGGGTGAGAGTGGAGTGGCTGTTTTTGAACCAACACATGGCTCTGCTCCCAAATATGCTGGCTACCAAAGATCAATTGTGAATCCTGTTGCGATGATTGAATCAGCTTGCATGATGCTCGATTATATTGATGAAGGTGCAATGGCAGAGAAAATCCGTAAAGCTATTGCTGCAGTGATTGAAGAAGGAAAAGTTCGCACTTATGATATGCTTAAGATGCCAGGAAAGCCTGATGTTATTGATAAAGGTGCGGCGACAACCGAACAAATGGCAGATGCCATAATAGCTAAATTATAA
- a CDS encoding NAD(P)-dependent oxidoreductase, whose product MKLGILKEGKIPPDKRVPLTPQQCKTLLNLYPKLSIEVESSQIRCFTDEDYRRQGITVKEDISSCDFFLGVKEVPVENLIREKSYLFFSHTIKKQEHNRKLLQTVLDKHIRLIDYELLTDKKGIRLIGFGKYAGLVGAYNAFLTYGNRYGFYNLKPAHQCADKVELFKELKRVQLPPIKIAITGSGRVAGGVIEIMEELGVRRLSVEEYLNNQYDEVCYVQLYPGEYNLHKGMADFDLFHFFRHPKEYKGNFKRFCRHTDMLISAAYWDPQAPVLFTMNDIREDDFKIRVIADITCDIGGSIPSTIRACRIGDPYYDFNPFTMSEEPAFSSESNVTMMTIDNLPNELPKDASREFGSHLLNRIMDFIIKADREGVIERATIAEDGELTERFKYLEGFASSRKHHHT is encoded by the coding sequence ATGAAACTGGGAATTCTCAAGGAAGGTAAGATACCGCCTGATAAGCGTGTGCCTTTGACGCCTCAGCAATGTAAGACACTGTTGAATTTATATCCTAAACTGAGCATTGAAGTTGAATCGAGTCAGATTCGATGTTTTACTGACGAGGACTATCGTCGTCAGGGTATTACAGTGAAGGAAGATATAAGTAGCTGTGATTTCTTTCTGGGAGTAAAGGAAGTACCTGTTGAGAATCTCATAAGAGAAAAGTCATATCTATTTTTCTCTCATACAATTAAAAAGCAGGAACATAACCGTAAACTATTGCAGACAGTATTAGATAAGCATATTCGTTTGATTGATTACGAGTTGCTTACCGATAAAAAAGGAATACGTTTAATAGGGTTTGGAAAATATGCAGGTTTGGTAGGAGCATACAATGCATTTCTTACTTATGGTAATCGTTATGGCTTCTACAATCTGAAACCTGCACATCAATGTGCAGATAAGGTTGAATTATTTAAAGAGTTGAAAAGAGTTCAACTGCCTCCAATCAAAATAGCCATTACAGGAAGTGGTCGTGTGGCCGGCGGGGTAATTGAAATCATGGAGGAATTGGGAGTAAGGCGCTTGTCTGTTGAAGAATATCTTAATAATCAGTATGATGAGGTGTGTTACGTACAATTGTATCCAGGTGAATATAATCTTCATAAGGGAATGGCTGATTTTGACTTGTTTCATTTTTTCAGGCATCCTAAAGAGTATAAAGGTAATTTTAAACGTTTTTGTAGGCATACCGATATGCTCATTTCTGCAGCATACTGGGATCCACAGGCACCAGTTTTATTTACCATGAATGATATACGTGAAGATGATTTTAAAATCAGGGTGATTGCCGATATAACATGTGATATAGGTGGTTCAATTCCTTCCACTATTCGAGCTTGTAGAATTGGAGATCCCTATTACGATTTCAATCCGTTTACCATGAGTGAGGAACCTGCTTTTTCATCAGAGAGCAACGTAACGATGATGACAATTGATAATCTGCCCAATGAGCTACCCAAAGATGCATCGCGGGAGTTTGGTAGTCATCTATTAAATAGAATTATGGATTTTATTATTAAGGCTGACAGAGAAGGAGTGATAGAACGAGCAACAATTGCAGAAGATGGAGAATTGACTGAGCGATTCAAATATCTGGAGGGTTTTGCTTCAAGTCGTAAACATCATCATACATAA
- a CDS encoding HDIG domain-containing metalloprotein, translating to MDAHNEVIKLWPELDWIKDEELRSQVAKTWELALDRSVLSADDLNIIPFTLLCGPDLKVTFMDHKRAVVHIAYESGLKMNQFFKDELPVDMDVLVSGAILADVGKLLEYELDENGKAVQGMYGKYLRHSFSGVSLAEECKMPAEVCHIIATHAGEGDMVKRSTEAYVVHHADFMTFLPFKSRLK from the coding sequence ATGGATGCTCATAATGAAGTGATAAAACTCTGGCCTGAGTTAGACTGGATAAAAGATGAGGAGCTGCGCTCGCAGGTTGCCAAAACCTGGGAATTGGCATTGGATCGAAGTGTGCTATCTGCAGATGATTTGAATATCATTCCTTTTACTCTTTTGTGTGGTCCGGATTTGAAAGTAACATTTATGGATCATAAAAGGGCTGTGGTTCATATAGCCTACGAAAGTGGTTTGAAGATGAATCAATTCTTCAAGGATGAACTACCGGTTGATATGGATGTGCTGGTTTCAGGAGCTATTCTGGCTGATGTGGGTAAACTTTTGGAATACGAACTGGATGAAAACGGAAAAGCTGTTCAGGGAATGTATGGGAAATACCTTCGTCATTCTTTTTCGGGTGTTTCGCTTGCTGAAGAATGTAAGATGCCTGCCGAAGTGTGCCATATCATTGCAACCCATGCCGGAGAGGGCGATATGGTTAAAAGATCGACAGAAGCTTATGTTGTACATCATGCCGACTTTATGACCTTTTTGCCATTTAAGAGTCGACTAAAATAA
- a CDS encoding aconitase/3-isopropylmalate dehydratase large subunit family protein gives MSGRTFVEKIFDAPQGSIVFKKPDIVLSHDNTAAIEKIFRKMGGDQLKDRDQLMVVLDHNAPPTNAKLANDYQQIRTFVYQNKVRKFHDAGNGICHQMMAEYALPGMCIVGSDSHTCTAGAFNAFATGIDRTEAAGLWKQGETWFRVPETIKITLNGILPQGVFAKDVALYIIGMIGSAGADYMSIEYHGDGIRNLTIADRMTIANLASEMGAKNAVFPYDEVLSEFLEEDFEGVWADEDAIYTKEITLQLDELFPVVAYPHHVDNIKSVDEVAGTEVQQALIGTCTNGRIEDLREAASILKGQCVPDGFQLLIIPASREIYRQANKEGLIDIFMEAGANVLSPSCGPCLGTGQGIPADDVTVISTANRNFLGRMGNKNASIYLASPATVALSAIHGRILSPMRKKNHKFSYEKKEASTIVIKKNDNRRINGVWAYQDADNMNTDQMFAGSLTYEINSSEPEKIAPYLFRDFDESFAATVHEGDIIICGTNFGCGSSREHPSVGLRYVGIKAIIVKSVSRIFFRSAVNQGLPIIVLPKAVEAYQKGDEVKIDFKAGKVVINGLDFTFAPLPDKLMEILNKGGLVNSLSMSKTRN, from the coding sequence ATGTCAGGAAGAACATTTGTTGAAAAGATATTTGATGCACCTCAGGGATCGATCGTTTTTAAGAAGCCTGATATTGTATTGTCTCATGATAATACAGCTGCCATTGAGAAGATATTCAGGAAGATGGGTGGCGATCAACTGAAAGATAGAGATCAGTTGATGGTGGTTCTCGACCATAATGCACCACCAACGAATGCCAAGCTGGCAAATGACTATCAGCAAATCAGAACATTTGTGTATCAAAACAAGGTTCGAAAATTTCATGATGCAGGTAATGGTATCTGTCATCAGATGATGGCTGAATATGCATTGCCAGGCATGTGTATCGTGGGTAGTGATAGTCATACTTGCACAGCCGGAGCTTTTAATGCTTTTGCAACGGGCATTGATAGAACAGAAGCAGCAGGTTTGTGGAAACAGGGCGAGACATGGTTCAGAGTGCCAGAGACGATAAAGATAACCCTCAATGGTATACTTCCGCAAGGGGTTTTTGCCAAGGATGTGGCTTTGTACATTATTGGTATGATTGGTTCTGCAGGTGCTGATTATATGTCGATTGAATATCATGGTGATGGTATCCGTAATTTAACTATTGCTGACCGAATGACCATAGCTAATCTTGCCTCGGAGATGGGAGCCAAAAATGCTGTTTTTCCTTACGATGAGGTATTATCAGAATTCCTTGAGGAAGATTTTGAAGGAGTCTGGGCTGATGAAGATGCCATTTATACAAAAGAGATTACACTTCAACTGGATGAGTTATTCCCGGTAGTGGCATATCCTCACCATGTAGATAATATTAAAAGTGTGGATGAGGTGGCCGGTACCGAAGTGCAGCAGGCATTAATCGGAACATGCACGAACGGACGAATTGAAGATCTGCGTGAAGCAGCATCGATACTTAAAGGCCAGTGTGTGCCTGATGGTTTTCAGTTATTGATAATACCTGCATCCAGGGAGATTTATCGTCAAGCCAACAAGGAAGGGCTCATTGATATTTTTATGGAAGCTGGTGCCAATGTTTTGTCACCATCATGTGGTCCGTGTCTGGGAACTGGTCAGGGTATTCCGGCTGATGACGTTACTGTTATCAGTACTGCCAATCGTAACTTCCTGGGGAGAATGGGAAATAAGAATGCATCTATCTATCTTGCATCGCCGGCCACTGTTGCTTTATCTGCCATTCATGGGCGTATCTTATCACCTATGAGAAAGAAAAATCATAAGTTTTCGTATGAGAAGAAAGAAGCTTCTACCATAGTAATAAAGAAAAATGATAATCGAAGAATTAATGGAGTTTGGGCATACCAGGATGCAGATAATATGAATACTGATCAGATGTTTGCAGGTAGTTTGACCTATGAGATTAACAGTTCTGAACCTGAAAAGATAGCGCCTTATTTATTTCGCGATTTTGATGAATCGTTTGCGGCAACAGTGCATGAAGGTGACATCATCATATGCGGGACAAATTTTGGATGTGGCAGTTCACGCGAGCATCCATCTGTAGGCTTGAGGTATGTTGGTATTAAAGCCATCATTGTAAAATCAGTATCACGTATTTTCTTCCGCTCAGCTGTTAATCAGGGATTACCTATTATCGTTTTACCCAAAGCAGTGGAAGCATATCAAAAAGGAGATGAGGTGAAAATTGATTTTAAAGCGGGTAAAGTAGTAATTAATGGACTAGATTTCACTTTTGCACCACTACCCGATAAATTGATGGAAATACTAAATAAAGGGGGATTAGTTAATTCACTTAGTATGTCAAAAACAAGAAATTAA
- a CDS encoding aldehyde dehydrogenase family protein — MYEIKEALKELGIEKINNGICTGTKWMQTNGDVITSYSPADGEEIAGIKQATKEEYDQVIQTAQKAFKDWRMVPAPVRGELVRQIGLELRKHKEALGKLVSYEMGKIYQEGLGEVQEMIDICDFAVGQSRQLYGSTMHSERAKHRMYDQYHPLGIVGVVSAFNFPVAVWAWNAMIALVCGDVVVWKPSSKVMLCAIAVHKIVQKVLKENNIQEGVLNLVATGSKYLGDELFSDRNIPLISFTGSTRIGKRVGRLVGERLGKYILELGGNNAIIVTPDADQEMALRAIVFGAVGTCGQRCTSTRRIIIHESVYESMKEKLISVYKSIHIGHPLDSKTLVGPMIDKGAVQTYQDAIEKVKAEGGTILYGGDVLSGKEYESGCYVVPAIAEAQNHYQIVQEETFAPLLYLLKYNDMDEAIALHNGVPQGLSSAIFSRNMLETEHFLSHEGSDCGIANVNIGTSGAEIGGAFGGEKDTGGGRESGSDAWKAYMRRQTNTINFSTDLPLAQGIEFKI; from the coding sequence ATGTACGAAATTAAAGAAGCACTAAAAGAATTAGGAATCGAGAAGATTAACAACGGTATTTGCACGGGTACCAAATGGATGCAAACAAACGGGGATGTGATTACCAGTTATTCCCCGGCAGACGGAGAAGAAATTGCTGGCATTAAACAGGCCACAAAAGAAGAATATGATCAGGTGATTCAGACTGCACAAAAGGCATTTAAAGACTGGAGGATGGTACCGGCACCCGTTCGGGGTGAGTTGGTTAGACAGATTGGATTGGAGTTGAGAAAACACAAGGAAGCTTTAGGTAAGCTGGTTTCTTATGAGATGGGAAAGATCTATCAGGAAGGACTGGGCGAAGTTCAGGAAATGATTGATATCTGTGATTTTGCCGTGGGCCAGTCCCGACAGTTATATGGTTCAACCATGCACTCCGAAAGAGCGAAACACAGAATGTACGATCAGTATCACCCACTTGGAATTGTAGGTGTGGTTTCAGCATTCAACTTCCCTGTTGCCGTTTGGGCATGGAACGCTATGATTGCTTTGGTCTGTGGCGATGTGGTTGTTTGGAAACCTTCATCTAAGGTAATGCTTTGTGCCATTGCTGTTCATAAAATAGTGCAGAAGGTATTAAAGGAAAACAATATTCAGGAAGGTGTATTGAATCTGGTGGCAACCGGATCGAAATATCTGGGAGATGAATTGTTTAGTGACAGAAATATTCCATTGATCTCATTTACCGGATCTACTCGCATCGGTAAGAGAGTTGGTCGTTTAGTGGGTGAACGTCTAGGAAAATATATTTTAGAATTGGGTGGAAATAATGCCATAATTGTTACCCCTGATGCTGATCAGGAGATGGCTTTGCGGGCCATCGTATTTGGAGCTGTTGGTACCTGTGGGCAGCGATGTACTTCTACTCGCAGAATCATTATTCATGAATCGGTTTATGAATCGATGAAAGAAAAGCTGATCAGTGTTTATAAGAGCATTCATATCGGTCACCCATTGGATTCAAAAACGCTGGTTGGACCAATGATCGATAAGGGGGCTGTTCAAACTTATCAGGATGCCATTGAAAAGGTAAAAGCTGAAGGAGGAACCATTCTTTACGGAGGAGATGTGTTGAGTGGTAAGGAATATGAATCAGGCTGCTATGTAGTGCCTGCTATTGCTGAGGCTCAGAACCATTATCAGATTGTGCAGGAAGAAACCTTTGCTCCGCTATTGTATCTACTGAAATATAATGATATGGATGAAGCCATTGCTCTTCATAATGGTGTGCCTCAAGGATTATCATCAGCCATCTTTTCACGAAATATGCTGGAAACAGAACACTTCCTGTCTCATGAAGGATCGGATTGTGGTATTGCCAATGTGAATATTGGAACATCGGGTGCTGAGATTGGTGGTGCTTTTGGAGGTGAAAAAGACACAGGTGGTGGTCGTGAATCGGGTTCTGATGCCTGGAAAGCTTATATGCGTCGACAAACCAATACCATCAACTTTAGTACTGATTTGCCTTTGGCGCAAGGGATAGAGTTTAAGATTTAG